A single genomic interval of Leptospira montravelensis harbors:
- a CDS encoding metallophosphoesterase family protein translates to MKLLQISDLHLSQNSPEEKSYSLSVLREILQTAESTKCDRLLICGDLFNTFPDLEGLRSDFLKEVSAYSGLIYFLPGNHEILEKKRNSNRYADYDWSSKVKVLDETPYFLFEDNGIEFLSIPHQENYSELLLSPPPTKKTKLRIGLAHGTVSGMSFTGLSEEEEEGGSYLDPNLIQSLGLDYLAIGHLHKARKGFVGKCDIGYAGSSRVWRKGEFGHRGGILLHIDGNQITKESVFWKSAGEYREIIVSLDTEGKPEESIESYLEGTNPNDWIVFRFVGYVDSMSEKQKFQETVLREWKSKFRILEFDPDESQITVFQHLSENEFVKQFLDKMNERKEQMDPLLWRQTRVTGIRLILEGKKGR, encoded by the coding sequence ATGAAGTTATTACAAATCTCCGACCTCCACCTTTCCCAAAATTCCCCCGAGGAAAAGAGTTATTCCCTTTCCGTTTTACGTGAAATTTTACAAACGGCTGAGTCTACAAAATGTGATCGCCTTCTTATTTGTGGAGATCTTTTTAATACCTTCCCCGATTTAGAAGGTTTACGTTCTGATTTTCTAAAGGAAGTATCTGCTTATTCGGGTTTGATTTATTTTCTTCCAGGAAATCATGAGATTCTGGAGAAAAAAAGAAATAGCAACCGTTATGCGGATTATGATTGGTCCTCCAAAGTAAAAGTTTTAGACGAAACTCCCTATTTTTTATTTGAAGATAACGGAATCGAATTTTTATCCATTCCTCATCAAGAAAATTATTCCGAATTGTTACTTTCTCCTCCACCTACCAAAAAAACAAAACTTAGGATCGGCCTTGCTCATGGAACTGTTTCAGGTATGAGTTTTACCGGTCTTAGTGAGGAAGAAGAAGAAGGTGGATCCTATTTAGATCCAAATTTAATTCAAAGTTTGGGTTTGGATTATCTTGCCATTGGACATCTCCATAAAGCTCGTAAAGGATTTGTTGGGAAATGTGACATTGGTTATGCGGGGTCTTCTCGTGTTTGGCGAAAAGGGGAGTTTGGACATAGAGGAGGGATCCTTCTTCATATCGATGGAAATCAAATAACCAAGGAATCTGTTTTTTGGAAATCTGCTGGTGAATATAGAGAAATCATTGTTTCTTTGGATACAGAAGGAAAACCAGAGGAGAGTATCGAATCCTATTTAGAGGGAACAAATCCGAATGATTGGATTGTGTTTCGATTTGTTGGTTATGTAGATTCGATGTCGGAAAAACAAAAATTTCAAGAAACCGTTCTACGTGAATGGAAATCCAAGTTTCGGATTTTGGAATTTGATCCCGATGAATCCCAAATCACTGTTTTCCAACACCTTTCTGAAAATGAATTTGTAAAACAGTTCTTAGATAAAATGAACGAAAGAAAAGAACAAATGGATCCTTTGCTTTGGCGACAAACTCGTGTTACTGGCATTCGATTGATTTTAGAAGGAAAAAAAGGTCGATGA
- a CDS encoding CaiB/BaiF CoA transferase family protein: MSQNQNQSSKGPLAGVKVVDLSLLLPGPLCSQHLADMGAEVIKIENPRAYDGSRAMFKGKTGYPALYMMLNRNKKAITLNLKREQAKEILFKLLEEADILLEGFRPDGMDKMGIGYDVLKEKFPRLIYCGISGYGISGKYVDFAGHDLNYLAISGVLDQTGNPPRPAGFQMADVGGGTLTALSAILAALYYREKTGKGQRIDISMTDASLQFLSLYGGILSASEKSPEAGNDILSGKLPNYNVYETKEGRYVALGALEDMFFQTFLRAAGMENLTKDHPMNEENIPVIKQKLTEYFKSKTYSDLQPIFDNTDACLSPILNMKEVSEDPHMKDRGMVIERNHPKYGPILQFGSPFHFSETPFAYRNDPPEHGEHTEEILAGLGFPKDKIAEFKKDRVV, encoded by the coding sequence ATGAGCCAAAATCAAAATCAATCATCTAAAGGACCACTTGCTGGTGTTAAAGTAGTCGATCTTTCTTTGCTTCTTCCAGGCCCTCTTTGTTCGCAACATTTAGCGGATATGGGAGCCGAAGTGATCAAAATTGAAAACCCGAGAGCCTATGATGGATCTCGTGCGATGTTCAAAGGCAAAACTGGTTATCCTGCTTTATATATGATGTTAAATCGAAATAAAAAAGCGATCACACTGAATCTAAAACGAGAACAAGCCAAAGAAATTCTTTTTAAACTATTAGAAGAAGCAGACATTTTACTCGAAGGATTTCGTCCCGATGGAATGGATAAGATGGGAATTGGTTATGATGTCTTAAAAGAAAAATTTCCACGTTTGATTTACTGTGGAATTTCTGGCTACGGTATCTCGGGTAAATACGTAGACTTTGCAGGACATGATTTGAATTACTTAGCGATCTCAGGAGTCCTTGACCAAACTGGAAATCCACCAAGGCCTGCTGGTTTTCAAATGGCAGATGTGGGAGGGGGAACACTCACTGCACTTTCTGCCATCCTTGCTGCTCTTTATTATAGAGAAAAAACAGGGAAAGGTCAAAGGATTGATATCTCTATGACCGATGCCTCTCTCCAATTTCTTTCGTTATACGGTGGAATTTTATCTGCTTCGGAAAAATCTCCTGAAGCTGGAAACGATATTTTATCTGGTAAATTACCAAACTATAATGTGTATGAAACAAAAGAAGGAAGGTATGTTGCTCTTGGTGCCTTAGAAGATATGTTCTTCCAAACATTTTTACGAGCTGCCGGAATGGAAAACTTAACCAAAGACCATCCGATGAATGAAGAGAATATTCCTGTCATTAAACAAAAGTTAACTGAATATTTTAAATCCAAAACCTATTCCGATTTACAACCTATCTTCGATAATACCGATGCTTGTTTATCACCGATTCTTAATATGAAGGAAGTTTCGGAAGATCCACATATGAAAGATCGTGGGATGGTCATTGAAAGAAACCATCCTAAATATGGTCCCATTTTACAATTTGGGTCTCCGTTTCATTTTTCAGAAACTCCTTTTGCGTATAGAAATGACCCACCAGAACACGGGGAACATACGGAAGAAATTTTGGCTGGATTGGGGTTTCCAAAAGATAAAATTGCGGAGTTTAAAAAAGACCGGGTGGTTTAA
- a CDS encoding beta strand repeat-containing protein: MGFIRGQKGIMFRVCISAFFLVFSTLTVSCQSITPLNLQMLFGSFFLSTTGQGSVIYEAPNFLFTSENGRQAEFTIRLNIEPNSSVRIGPITVSDSTEGVLLSATYLEFTEENWDIPQSIRLAGVDDLIADGNQNYRVQLGTTLTSDIRFSAQGLPVLLVVNTDDETSGVAASPTLGLITSETGETGTIAYVLQTRPMQDVTIRNFVSNDTSEATVAAAELVFTPNNWNVPQTVTVTGVDDFSVDDSTFQISADPTVSNDPAYMGKPIPIITGTNVDDDVAGFTVINLSGLTTTEAGGAVSFGVVMNTLPTNSVTIPSIVATPSSEGTASPSSLTFAPGEWFTPKIVTVTGVNDFIVDGSKTVSIVVGAATSADSDYNGLAGPVFPSVTNTDDDVPGFVLTPPGSLTISENGGNLSFAIHLLSQPPPGFTVTLTGISENNSITNSSTTNLVFTNANWNVDQYVNITTNNNSIDEDTRTVTLQFGSVDTGGSADPVYNSVSPPSSVTILVTDDDTAGFTVTPVAGLVVHENGTPSTETFTVVLNSEPTNTVSVPSITSSNTSEITVSPASLSFTTGNWNTPQTVTITSVLDGVDDGDKNVNLSFGNSTSADPKYSSISIPAVTAINTDSNEPLVRIQNLSASSMIENGTSTITFEIRLSLKPNANVTIGPITASDGTEAVLLNSSSGVAASRTLTFTPTNGQTANYFGNNSDSGWDVVQVVTIRSVSDSFDDGNIPVTIHIPQAIGSYFSGLYPTGALPGYTEASGDLVVTITDNDTVGFTISSTTLNLTEGGSDGTFTVRLNSAPCDTPGNLSACATGSVTIPISGETFNLPDTVQYTFSQASLTFNQTNYSTAQTVTVSVVNDSINETNTRTHTLTLGAITGSGTDYEGMNPSDITISITDDDNPSPSILFTLDAGQPYFTTEAGQSAVYSLRLGSRPIPGNQVTVTLATSDATEGRINDGGTPVSSKQYIFDETNWSTSVPVEIQGVSDALSDGNVSYSVTVNGTETGSMPSWYVSFVGSTGDTATLVNYSTSENPVTVVTPTNLTRAENSAAFPIYVLLSQTPTDDVTVPISVTTTFPCQLIVAPSVPQFTLSTSSLTITSANWNTIGAHNTITVTPNDDAVDDGNVSCPIVVGVLSSTDGFYNGVNPYPSSNYPMLTLNDNDSAGITSSGFTPATVITSQSGASSEFYIHLDSQPTTNITVNFNTTPGGLVSFPTAPLTFTPSNFGSGQLVTVTGLDTAAVGDVSYTIASVVTSGETGTGFTPSAIYSALTPLSISATHINYIYDIVPCTDPNPMNACGTSANSSGGLVTSPNLVTTEIGGQSRFQVRLRARPTSNVTIPVSSSNVAEGTSSVSSLVFTSSDWNTYQNVVLTGVDDFLVDGNFVYSVLFGSLTGGGSGFNGESLPNVSVTNQDND; encoded by the coding sequence ATGGGGTTCATACGAGGACAAAAGGGAATCATGTTCAGAGTCTGTATTTCCGCTTTTTTTCTCGTATTCTCTACACTCACTGTTTCTTGCCAATCCATAACACCGCTAAATTTGCAGATGTTATTCGGTTCTTTTTTTCTCTCCACCACAGGACAAGGTTCAGTCATTTACGAAGCTCCGAATTTTTTATTCACGAGTGAAAATGGAAGACAAGCAGAATTCACAATTCGTTTGAACATTGAGCCGAACAGTTCAGTTAGAATTGGGCCCATCACTGTCTCTGATTCCACAGAAGGTGTACTCCTATCTGCAACTTATCTTGAATTTACAGAAGAAAACTGGGACATACCACAAAGCATTCGTTTGGCGGGTGTGGATGATTTAATCGCGGATGGAAACCAAAACTATAGAGTCCAACTAGGAACCACTTTAACTTCCGATATCCGATTTTCTGCCCAAGGTCTTCCTGTTTTACTTGTTGTGAATACCGATGATGAAACTTCGGGAGTGGCGGCAAGTCCTACACTAGGACTCATCACATCCGAAACAGGAGAAACGGGAACCATTGCCTATGTTTTACAAACAAGACCTATGCAAGATGTTACTATCAGAAATTTTGTTTCCAATGATACATCAGAAGCAACAGTTGCGGCAGCAGAATTAGTATTTACACCTAACAATTGGAATGTGCCACAAACGGTTACTGTCACTGGTGTGGATGATTTTAGTGTAGATGATAGTACATTTCAAATCTCAGCCGATCCCACAGTTTCGAATGATCCTGCATATATGGGAAAACCAATCCCTATCATTACAGGAACCAATGTGGATGATGATGTCGCAGGTTTTACTGTGATTAATTTATCAGGACTCACCACTACAGAAGCTGGTGGTGCTGTGAGTTTTGGGGTAGTGATGAATACACTTCCTACAAACTCCGTAACCATTCCTTCCATTGTTGCCACACCGAGTTCAGAAGGAACCGCTTCCCCTTCTTCCCTTACCTTTGCTCCCGGAGAATGGTTCACTCCTAAAATAGTCACTGTCACTGGGGTGAATGATTTTATTGTGGATGGTTCCAAAACTGTCTCAATCGTGGTTGGCGCAGCCACTTCTGCTGACTCAGATTACAATGGTTTGGCGGGACCGGTTTTTCCTTCTGTAACCAATACAGATGATGATGTTCCTGGATTTGTACTGACACCACCCGGTAGTTTGACCATTTCAGAAAATGGGGGAAATCTTTCCTTTGCCATTCATCTATTGTCCCAACCTCCTCCCGGTTTTACCGTAACCCTCACAGGGATTTCAGAAAACAATTCCATCACCAATAGTAGTACCACAAACTTAGTTTTTACAAATGCCAATTGGAATGTAGACCAATACGTCAACATTACCACAAACAACAATTCGATTGATGAAGACACAAGGACTGTCACCTTACAGTTTGGATCTGTGGATACTGGCGGGTCTGCCGATCCAGTATACAACTCCGTATCCCCTCCTTCATCTGTAACCATTTTGGTAACAGATGATGACACTGCCGGGTTTACGGTCACACCTGTTGCAGGACTTGTGGTGCATGAAAATGGAACCCCTTCGACAGAAACCTTTACCGTAGTATTAAATTCAGAACCCACAAACACAGTCAGTGTTCCAAGCATCACATCAAGCAATACCTCTGAAATTACAGTGTCTCCGGCTTCTTTGAGTTTTACTACTGGGAATTGGAACACACCACAAACAGTCACCATTACATCCGTGTTAGATGGAGTGGATGATGGAGATAAAAACGTAAATTTATCCTTTGGAAATTCCACATCGGCTGATCCAAAATATAGTTCCATTTCTATTCCTGCAGTCACCGCAATCAATACAGATAGTAACGAACCTTTGGTCCGTATCCAAAATTTATCTGCGTCCTCAATGATAGAAAATGGAACTTCTACCATCACCTTCGAAATCCGACTTTCTTTAAAACCTAACGCCAATGTAACGATCGGACCTATCACTGCTTCCGATGGAACAGAGGCAGTACTACTCAATAGTTCATCTGGTGTGGCCGCATCCAGAACTCTTACCTTTACACCCACAAATGGACAAACCGCCAATTATTTCGGTAACAACAGTGATAGTGGATGGGATGTCGTACAAGTTGTGACAATTCGTTCTGTTTCTGATTCTTTTGATGATGGAAATATTCCTGTTACCATTCATATCCCACAGGCAATTGGATCTTATTTTTCTGGGTTGTATCCAACAGGTGCCCTTCCTGGATATACAGAAGCTAGCGGTGATTTGGTGGTTACCATCACAGACAATGATACCGTAGGATTTACCATATCCTCCACAACTTTGAACCTTACCGAAGGCGGGAGTGATGGAACCTTTACGGTTCGTTTGAATTCCGCACCTTGCGACACTCCTGGAAATTTATCTGCTTGTGCCACGGGTTCCGTGACCATACCGATCTCGGGGGAAACTTTTAACTTACCTGACACAGTGCAGTATACTTTTTCGCAAGCAAGTTTGACTTTCAATCAAACCAACTATTCCACGGCACAAACTGTGACTGTCTCTGTCGTAAATGATTCTATCAATGAAACCAATACAAGAACTCATACTCTTACACTCGGTGCCATCACAGGATCGGGAACTGACTATGAAGGAATGAATCCATCCGACATCACCATTAGCATTACCGATGATGACAATCCTTCTCCCAGTATTCTTTTTACTCTTGATGCGGGACAACCTTACTTTACCACAGAAGCAGGGCAGTCGGCGGTATATAGTTTGCGGCTGGGAAGTCGCCCCATTCCGGGAAACCAAGTCACAGTTACATTGGCCACTTCTGATGCCACAGAAGGTAGGATCAATGATGGAGGAACTCCAGTTAGTTCCAAACAATATATCTTTGATGAAACCAATTGGAGTACATCCGTTCCAGTCGAAATCCAAGGTGTTTCTGATGCCCTTAGCGATGGTAACGTAAGTTATTCGGTGACAGTCAACGGAACAGAAACTGGTTCTATGCCTTCCTGGTATGTTAGTTTTGTCGGAAGTACTGGAGACACGGCTACCCTTGTCAACTACAGCACATCGGAAAATCCGGTGACTGTGGTCACACCTACCAATTTGACAAGAGCCGAAAACTCTGCGGCCTTCCCTATCTATGTGCTCCTAAGCCAAACACCAACTGACGACGTGACTGTTCCCATTTCGGTAACAACCACTTTTCCTTGCCAATTGATTGTGGCACCAAGTGTTCCCCAATTTACTCTCTCTACAAGTTCTCTTACCATCACAAGTGCCAATTGGAATACCATAGGGGCACATAACACAATCACTGTGACTCCTAATGACGATGCCGTCGATGATGGAAATGTATCTTGTCCAATTGTTGTCGGTGTCCTTTCCTCCACTGATGGATTTTACAATGGAGTGAATCCGTATCCATCATCGAATTATCCGATGCTTACTTTAAATGATAACGATAGTGCTGGTATCACAAGTTCTGGATTCACACCTGCCACAGTCATCACCTCACAATCAGGTGCCTCCTCCGAATTCTATATCCATTTGGATTCCCAACCCACAACGAATATCACGGTAAACTTTAATACTACACCTGGGGGACTTGTGAGTTTTCCAACAGCCCCTCTCACTTTCACCCCAAGTAATTTTGGTTCGGGCCAACTGGTCACTGTGACAGGACTCGATACTGCCGCAGTGGGTGATGTGAGTTATACAATCGCTTCTGTAGTCACCTCTGGGGAAACGGGTACCGGCTTTACTCCTTCTGCAATTTACAGTGCTCTCACTCCTTTATCGATCTCTGCCACTCATATCAATTACATTTACGATATAGTTCCTTGTACGGATCCAAATCCCATGAATGCCTGCGGGACATCCGCCAATAGTTCTGGTGGCCTTGTCACATCACCTAACCTAGTCACTACGGAAATTGGTGGCCAATCCCGATTCCAAGTTCGTCTGCGAGCAAGACCCACCTCCAATGTCACCATACCGGTCTCCAGTTCGAATGTGGCCGAAGGGACCAGTTCCGTTTCTAGTTTGGTTTTCACATCGAGTGATTGGAATACCTACCAAAACGTAGTCCTCACAGGAGTGGATGATTTTCTTGTGGATGGGAATTTTGTTTATTCGGTTCTTTTTGGATCTTTAACTGGGGGAGGGAGTGGATTTAACGGAGAATCTTTGCCGAATGTATCTGTTACCAATCAGGACAATGATTGA
- a CDS encoding sulfatase, producing the protein MKPNSVSLKLKTLLFLFCFLSFSFCKKTGSDTGPESNLPDTTKRPNVIWIVIDSLRGDIIGRYGVTPNLELFAENAVTFKYHLVNAAWTRPSTLVFFTGKYASANPVNFWDYPTTKSEVDAFYRSEKRPLPKLLKDYSFDTYMVGNNPFLTDKFGLGVDVGFDQLYDFSNYSEDTKKITKKTFEVLNEISSQDKPFFLFLNYNDPHKPYTPPQGFTNRIQTNEVLEERKMNYLGEVAFVDEELGKVFAELKNKNLWENTVVLITADHGEVMHAAHAISPFTGTNTYYGHGQDLFLENIHVPLLMKLPGSHSKQSIQTMTRSIDLFPTVLDYVGLPIPNSIQGKSLKPLIENKETTKRTYYGETRFTQGYGEGHEFLLQRSYRFHELGKFWLGSVGSEFYLYSDTKKDPNQENPLRISNIATIQDMKLPPDLEKKILRFWKQIRSMEPKLPLYHLSIQPESKDTEVLIRVPSGTIRMASYPSDLHLEEKGKFVFIQSKRKDPFEISFEVYPDVSFPEFTVSFSKKQIPKSEIFTGYFGVSLASCQSNCDLLYESGPKRPVIHPKAKVYFWKEGGLKKSYSSKQELGTDALEILKKQGYVQ; encoded by the coding sequence TTGAAACCAAACTCTGTTTCCTTAAAACTAAAAACATTACTTTTTCTATTTTGTTTTCTTTCTTTTTCTTTTTGTAAAAAAACAGGTTCAGATACTGGACCTGAATCCAATCTTCCTGACACAACAAAACGTCCGAATGTAATTTGGATTGTGATTGATTCGCTTCGGGGTGATATCATTGGTCGTTATGGGGTCACACCTAACTTGGAATTGTTTGCGGAAAATGCCGTAACTTTTAAGTATCATTTGGTCAATGCCGCTTGGACAAGACCATCCACACTTGTTTTTTTTACTGGCAAATATGCCTCAGCAAACCCTGTTAATTTTTGGGATTATCCTACTACAAAATCTGAGGTTGATGCTTTTTACAGGAGTGAAAAACGTCCCCTTCCCAAGTTATTAAAAGATTATTCGTTTGATACGTATATGGTGGGAAACAATCCATTTTTGACCGATAAGTTTGGGTTAGGAGTGGATGTCGGCTTTGACCAGTTATACGACTTTTCCAATTACAGCGAAGACACAAAAAAAATTACCAAAAAAACATTTGAAGTTTTGAATGAAATTTCCTCACAAGATAAACCGTTTTTTTTGTTTTTAAATTATAACGATCCGCATAAACCTTACACGCCACCCCAAGGATTTACCAACCGAATCCAAACAAACGAAGTTTTAGAGGAGCGGAAAATGAATTATTTGGGTGAGGTCGCTTTTGTTGATGAGGAACTTGGGAAAGTTTTTGCAGAACTAAAAAACAAAAATCTTTGGGAGAATACTGTTGTTCTCATCACAGCTGACCACGGTGAGGTGATGCATGCCGCCCACGCCATCTCTCCTTTTACCGGGACCAATACGTATTATGGACATGGTCAGGATTTGTTTTTGGAAAATATCCATGTGCCACTCCTGATGAAATTGCCGGGTTCTCATTCGAAACAGTCCATCCAAACCATGACAAGATCCATTGATTTGTTTCCAACAGTACTCGATTATGTGGGTTTACCGATTCCCAATTCGATCCAAGGAAAGAGTTTAAAACCATTGATTGAAAATAAAGAGACCACCAAGCGAACGTACTACGGTGAAACCAGATTTACACAAGGGTATGGAGAAGGACATGAGTTTCTTTTGCAAAGGTCTTACCGGTTTCATGAACTCGGAAAATTTTGGTTAGGTTCTGTGGGAAGTGAGTTTTATTTGTATTCGGATACAAAAAAAGATCCTAACCAAGAAAATCCATTAAGAATTTCGAATATTGCTACCATTCAGGATATGAAATTACCACCAGATTTGGAAAAAAAAATCCTTAGGTTTTGGAAACAAATTCGTTCGATGGAACCCAAACTGCCGTTATATCATCTTTCCATCCAACCGGAATCAAAAGATACAGAAGTTTTAATCCGTGTTCCCAGTGGAACCATTCGTATGGCATCTTATCCGTCAGATCTTCATTTGGAAGAAAAGGGAAAGTTCGTGTTCATCCAATCCAAACGAAAAGATCCTTTTGAAATTAGTTTTGAAGTGTATCCTGATGTGAGTTTTCCCGAATTTACCGTATCGTTTTCTAAAAAACAAATTCCTAAATCGGAAATTTTTACAGGATACTTTGGAGTGAGTTTGGCATCTTGTCAGTCCAACTGTGATCTGTTATATGAATCGGGACCAAAGCGTCCAGTCATCCATCCGAAAGCAAAGGTTTATTTTTGGAAAGAAGGTGGCCTAAAAAAATCTTATTCTTCCAAACAAGAATTAGGAACCGATGCTTTAGAGATATTGAAGAAACAAGGTTATGTGCAGTAG
- a CDS encoding DMT family transporter produces the protein MQFQVILFFCIAVFFNALANILIKSSSMQDQTKSLSGGLWDTIFTVLNPYFIGGLASFGLALLGYRYVLGKGLKLSLAYPVFTSSGFIIVLIASSLFFKERLNLTQWIGIAFILIGVWLTALQMFDVKS, from the coding sequence ATGCAATTCCAGGTTATCCTCTTCTTCTGTATAGCTGTATTCTTCAATGCCTTGGCTAATATTTTAATTAAATCTTCTTCCATGCAAGACCAAACCAAATCGTTGTCAGGTGGTCTTTGGGATACAATCTTTACGGTGCTTAATCCTTACTTTATTGGTGGGCTTGCTAGTTTCGGTTTGGCTTTACTTGGGTATCGTTATGTTTTAGGAAAAGGTTTGAAGTTATCACTGGCTTATCCTGTGTTTACTTCTAGTGGTTTTATCATTGTACTCATTGCCTCTTCCCTCTTTTTTAAAGAACGGTTAAATTTAACGCAGTGGATTGGGATTGCCTTTATTTTGATTGGCGTTTGGCTCACCGCCTTGCAAATGTTTGATGTTAAATCATAA
- a CDS encoding alpha/beta fold hydrolase gives MHEIETKSDLNREGSNRKMKQKSFRFRNWECAYLDSETPGPILVFCHANGYSAGCYNYYFELLSKHYRVIAPDFLGHGRSEFSLKFNNWNVFRDQILTLLDHESISKTNIIGHSLGGASSLLAAAKEPNRFDKVLAMDPVILGWKLILLSKFLENPLAKGAKKRRTHFKSIELVRRSFRKFPAFANFEPSIFEDYLNSCFESTGHDSEVKLCCDPKVEAQIFGHAHFHVFKNFYGIKTENHIAIPEKFEVCSPKYAHLLAKKHPKSDVTIFPGFTHFFPFERPKETWDWMQRCLEIKED, from the coding sequence TTGCATGAGATAGAGACAAAATCCGATCTAAATCGGGAAGGGTCAAATAGAAAAATGAAACAAAAATCCTTTCGGTTCAGAAACTGGGAATGTGCTTACTTAGATTCGGAAACTCCGGGTCCCATTCTCGTTTTCTGTCATGCCAATGGTTATAGTGCCGGCTGTTACAATTATTATTTTGAATTATTATCCAAACACTACCGAGTCATCGCTCCTGATTTTTTGGGACATGGCCGTTCTGAGTTTAGTTTAAAATTTAATAACTGGAATGTGTTTCGAGACCAAATCCTCACACTTCTTGACCATGAATCTATATCCAAAACAAATATCATTGGCCACTCACTCGGTGGAGCTTCCTCTCTCCTTGCCGCTGCCAAAGAACCAAATCGTTTTGATAAAGTTCTAGCGATGGATCCTGTCATCTTAGGTTGGAAACTTATCCTTCTTTCAAAGTTTTTAGAAAACCCTTTGGCAAAAGGTGCTAAAAAAAGAAGAACTCATTTTAAATCCATAGAGCTTGTTAGGCGGTCGTTTCGAAAATTTCCCGCCTTTGCCAACTTCGAACCTTCCATCTTCGAAGATTATCTAAACTCTTGTTTTGAGAGCACCGGCCATGACTCAGAAGTCAAATTATGTTGTGATCCAAAAGTCGAAGCCCAAATCTTTGGACATGCCCACTTCCATGTCTTCAAAAACTTCTATGGCATCAAAACGGAAAACCATATCGCGATCCCAGAAAAATTCGAAGTCTGTAGCCCAAAGTATGCCCACCTCCTCGCAAAAAAACATCCCAAATCCGATGTGACCATCTTCCCCGGCTTCACTCATTTTTTTCCCTTCGAAAGACCAAAAGAAACCTGGGACTGGATGCAGCGTTGTTTAGAGATAAAAGAAGATTGA
- a CDS encoding SH3 domain-containing protein: MEKKSDSQNETVLKKRMPHLSVFENIASNSNQICAYLYEYFELTGRPNVKIVNGQEYCEFNFHGMQFKVETQNKGKWYWFIDLKIWNPALKIKKLYGIEIVNQKIEHLNSTNHCYDFGVATDRYTDNSPGWKFAPCGAAKVIRFNNGKIDHAELYCYQTHNDGLPIPKQSKFNELAVSCGSLFVFKDDSISQKENNSVYDGKIKCDNECFEFSPYLAKGEYMIRKKNTILRSKPTRSSEVISTYQIDDKLEVLEDVGNLERISFQVAPWVRVRMFDGREGYIFGSLLKKEDEFWPPY, encoded by the coding sequence TTGGAAAAAAAATCCGATTCACAAAATGAAACTGTATTAAAAAAAAGAATGCCTCACCTTTCTGTATTTGAAAATATTGCATCTAATTCAAATCAAATATGCGCATACTTATATGAATATTTTGAACTAACAGGAAGGCCTAATGTAAAAATCGTCAATGGCCAAGAATATTGCGAATTTAATTTTCATGGAATGCAATTCAAAGTAGAGACTCAAAACAAAGGGAAATGGTACTGGTTCATTGATTTAAAAATATGGAATCCTGCATTGAAAATTAAAAAGTTGTATGGAATTGAAATCGTAAATCAGAAAATTGAACATTTAAACTCAACTAATCATTGCTATGATTTCGGAGTGGCAACTGACCGCTATACAGACAATTCACCAGGGTGGAAATTTGCACCCTGCGGAGCTGCTAAAGTAATAAGGTTTAATAATGGCAAAATTGATCATGCCGAATTGTATTGTTATCAAACGCATAATGATGGACTTCCAATTCCTAAGCAGTCCAAGTTCAATGAACTAGCGGTTAGCTGCGGAAGCCTGTTTGTATTTAAAGACGACAGTATTTCTCAAAAAGAAAACAATTCTGTATATGATGGTAAAATCAAATGTGACAATGAATGTTTTGAATTTTCACCTTATCTTGCCAAGGGTGAATATATGATCCGCAAAAAAAATACTATCTTACGCAGTAAACCAACACGCAGCAGCGAAGTTATCTCAACATACCAAATCGATGACAAACTAGAGGTATTAGAGGATGTTGGAAATTTGGAGAGAATATCATTCCAAGTGGCACCTTGGGTTCGTGTGCGTATGTTTGATGGAAGAGAAGGTTATATTTTTGGTAGTTTACTCAAAAAAGAAGATGAATTTTGGCCTCCATACTGA